One Corynebacterium efficiens YS-314 DNA segment encodes these proteins:
- the thrC gene encoding threonine synthase, with the protein MDYISTRDSSRTPARFSDILLGGLAPDGGLYLPVEYPQITDDTLTEWRGILATDGYAALAAEVIALFADDIPAEDIRAMTARAYTHPKFSSEEIVPVTELEDGLWIGHLSEGPTAAFKDMAMQLLGELFEYELRRRGETLNILGATSGDTGSAAEYAMRGREGIRVFMLTPAGRMTPFQQAQMFGLDDPNIFNIALDGVFDDCQDVVKAVSADAEFKREQRIGAVNSINWARLMAQVVYYISSWIKVTDSNDQKVSFSVPTGNFGDICAGHIARQMGLPIDRLIVATNENDVLDEFFRTGEYRVRSSEDTHETSSPSMDISRASNFERFVFDLLGRDAARVNDLFGTQVKQGGFSLADDPVFLEAADRYGFASGRSTHANRVETIRDIATRLDVVIDPHTADGVYVARQWRDEVTTPIICLETALPVKFADIIREATGAEPEMPERFAAIMDAEHKVSDLPNDAEVVKQFIVDSIANTSVK; encoded by the coding sequence GTGGACTACATTTCGACGCGTGATTCCAGCCGCACCCCTGCCCGATTCAGCGATATCCTGCTCGGTGGCCTCGCCCCGGACGGTGGACTCTACCTGCCGGTGGAGTATCCCCAGATCACCGATGACACCCTGACCGAGTGGCGTGGCATCCTCGCCACTGACGGTTATGCAGCCCTGGCCGCCGAGGTCATCGCCCTGTTCGCCGATGACATCCCGGCCGAGGACATCCGCGCCATGACCGCGCGCGCCTACACCCATCCCAAGTTCTCCTCCGAGGAGATCGTTCCCGTGACGGAGCTGGAGGATGGGTTGTGGATCGGCCACCTCTCCGAGGGGCCCACTGCTGCATTCAAGGATATGGCCATGCAGCTGCTGGGTGAGCTGTTTGAGTACGAGCTGCGCCGCCGCGGCGAGACCCTCAACATCCTCGGTGCCACCTCGGGTGACACCGGTTCCGCCGCCGAATACGCCATGCGTGGCCGTGAGGGTATCCGTGTCTTCATGCTCACCCCGGCCGGTCGCATGACCCCGTTCCAGCAGGCCCAGATGTTCGGTCTGGATGACCCCAACATCTTCAACATCGCCCTGGACGGTGTCTTCGATGACTGCCAGGATGTGGTCAAGGCGGTCTCCGCGGATGCGGAGTTCAAGCGGGAACAGCGTATCGGTGCGGTCAACTCCATCAACTGGGCGCGTCTCATGGCCCAGGTGGTGTACTACATCTCCTCCTGGATCAAGGTGACCGACAGCAACGACCAGAAGGTCAGCTTCTCGGTTCCCACCGGTAACTTCGGTGATATCTGCGCCGGTCACATCGCCCGTCAGATGGGGCTGCCGATCGACCGCCTGATCGTGGCCACCAACGAAAATGATGTTCTGGATGAGTTCTTCCGCACCGGCGAGTACCGCGTGCGCAGCTCGGAGGACACCCACGAGACCTCCAGCCCGTCGATGGACATCTCCCGCGCCTCCAACTTCGAACGATTCGTCTTCGACCTGCTGGGTCGCGACGCAGCCCGCGTGAATGATCTGTTCGGCACCCAGGTCAAACAGGGTGGTTTCTCCCTGGCCGATGATCCGGTGTTCCTTGAGGCGGCCGACCGCTACGGGTTCGCCTCGGGTCGTTCCACCCATGCCAACCGTGTGGAGACCATCCGGGATATCGCGACGCGCCTCGACGTGGTCATCGACCCCCACACCGCGGACGGTGTGTACGTCGCACGCCAATGGCGCGATGAGGTCACCACCCCGATCATCTGCCTGGAAACCGCCCTGCCGGTGAAGTTCGCGGACATCATCCGTGAGGCCACCGGTGCGGAGCCGGAGATGCCGGAACGTTTCGCCGCCATCATGGATGCCGAGCACAAGGTGTCGGACCTGCCCAATGATGCCGAGGTGGTCAAGCAGTTCATCGTGGACTCGATCGCCAACACCAGCGTGAAGTAA
- a CDS encoding MFS transporter, whose product MSKNNQAPSPDPREKITGRALIVWVSAVLVYVAAITSRTSFGVAGVEAIDRFQVDATRIAVFTAVQVGVYAAAQIPMGMLIDKFGPRRLLAIGALIMGLGQIILGLTDVYWVAIIARVLIGAGDASIFLSVMRILPFWFPLRKTPLFGQLTTALGQLGQVISAVPFLALLGAQGWTVSFVSLGSAVALIALLALVAVRDVPAQRAPREGTTPADTSSTPVKPSIRTVLRLIVRNPLCWQGFFIHYLLMLWQNVFTLMWGVPLMTLGMGLNAAQVGVLLTINTLCAVAAGPVIGIVSARLGRRRDVVAIILALVPALAWFVFLSSEQPRGWWAIVIINVILGATTPVSSYGFDTIREQLDRTVLAAGTGLANMGGFVASMAAAQLVGVLLDVVDTDGGYDWSDFRIAYIAVFIIWAIGMAGFLIARLKGGPGRRMITQLRTR is encoded by the coding sequence GTGTCCAAGAACAATCAGGCACCCTCGCCGGATCCGAGGGAGAAGATCACCGGACGCGCCCTGATCGTATGGGTGTCCGCGGTGCTGGTGTATGTCGCGGCCATCACCAGCCGCACCTCTTTCGGTGTGGCGGGTGTGGAGGCCATTGACCGGTTCCAGGTGGATGCCACCCGCATCGCGGTGTTCACCGCGGTGCAGGTGGGTGTGTACGCGGCGGCCCAGATACCGATGGGCATGCTCATCGACAAGTTCGGGCCACGCCGACTGCTGGCCATAGGCGCCCTGATCATGGGACTGGGGCAGATCATCCTCGGCCTCACCGATGTCTACTGGGTGGCCATCATCGCCCGCGTCCTCATCGGGGCAGGTGACGCCAGCATCTTCCTGTCGGTCATGCGCATCCTGCCGTTCTGGTTCCCGCTGCGCAAAACCCCCCTGTTCGGTCAGCTCACCACCGCACTCGGCCAGCTGGGGCAGGTGATCTCCGCCGTACCTTTCCTCGCCCTACTCGGCGCTCAGGGGTGGACCGTCTCCTTTGTCTCCCTCGGTTCCGCGGTGGCCCTGATCGCGCTGCTCGCCCTCGTGGCAGTGCGCGATGTGCCCGCACAACGGGCTCCCCGGGAGGGGACGACACCAGCGGATACCTCCAGCACGCCCGTGAAGCCGTCGATACGCACGGTGTTGCGCCTGATCGTGCGTAATCCCCTGTGCTGGCAGGGATTCTTCATCCACTATCTGCTGATGCTCTGGCAGAACGTGTTCACCCTCATGTGGGGCGTTCCCCTGATGACCCTCGGCATGGGCCTGAATGCCGCGCAGGTGGGTGTCCTGCTGACCATCAACACACTGTGCGCTGTGGCGGCTGGTCCGGTCATCGGTATTGTCTCGGCTCGCCTCGGGCGTCGACGCGATGTGGTGGCGATCATCCTGGCACTGGTCCCCGCCCTGGCCTGGTTTGTTTTCCTGTCCTCGGAACAGCCACGCGGGTGGTGGGCCATCGTGATCATCAACGTCATCCTCGGCGCCACCACGCCCGTCTCCAGCTACGGATTCGACACCATCCGCGAACAGCTGGACCGTACCGTGCTCGCCGCCGGCACCGGGCTGGCCAACATGGGTGGCTTCGTCGCCTCCATGGCGGCAGCCCAGCTGGTCGGCGTGCTTCTCGACGTCGTGGACACCGACGGTGGTTACGACTGGTCCGACTTCCGTATCGCCTACATCGCGGTGTTCATCATCTGGGCCATCGGCATGGCGGGATTCCTCATCGCCCGGCTCAAGGGTGGACCCGGTAGGCGGATGATCACCCAGCTGCGCACTCGTTAA